One stretch of Roseovarius mucosus DNA includes these proteins:
- a CDS encoding hydrogen peroxide-inducible genes activator, producing the protein MAQDITLRQLRYFIALTETGHYRKAAERVGVSQPSLSQQILGLETALGMTLVERGHRGAILTPGGREVLTHARKMIEEAEVLGSLAQSTREGMAGTIRLGASPTLGPYFLPYVVRRLRRTYPGLKLIIRDAAPTVLQEELLEGRHDLILAQLPLNSSDIAVERLFREPLKLAVAQDHPLAGQASAQDADLAGQDILALPRGYPMHTQIVTLCEEVGAQLRQEYEGTSLDALRQMTALNMGICFLPALYVQSEVSPETGDVAILSFRQDRFLRSVGVAWRRRSAHGPMVERIVRVIREVARDRFAALVRLE; encoded by the coding sequence ATGGCACAAGACATAACGCTCAGGCAATTGCGATATTTCATCGCCCTGACCGAGACCGGGCATTACCGTAAGGCCGCCGAACGTGTGGGCGTCAGCCAACCCTCGCTGAGCCAGCAAATCCTTGGTCTGGAAACCGCGCTTGGGATGACACTGGTCGAGCGCGGGCATCGTGGGGCCATCCTGACACCGGGCGGGCGCGAGGTTCTGACCCATGCCCGCAAGATGATCGAAGAGGCCGAGGTTCTCGGCAGTCTGGCCCAATCCACGCGCGAGGGTATGGCTGGCACCATCCGTCTTGGGGCCAGCCCAACGCTTGGCCCCTATTTCCTGCCCTATGTGGTGCGGCGATTGCGGCGGACCTATCCGGGGCTCAAGCTCATTATCCGCGATGCCGCCCCCACGGTATTGCAAGAAGAACTGCTTGAGGGGCGGCATGATCTGATCCTTGCGCAACTGCCGCTCAACTCGAGCGACATTGCCGTAGAGCGCCTGTTTCGCGAACCGCTCAAGCTGGCGGTGGCGCAGGATCATCCGCTGGCGGGGCAAGCCTCGGCGCAGGATGCGGATCTGGCGGGTCAGGATATTCTGGCGCTGCCGCGTGGCTATCCCATGCATACGCAGATTGTCACGCTCTGCGAAGAGGTGGGCGCGCAGCTACGGCAAGAGTATGAGGGCACCAGCCTTGACGCCCTGCGCCAGATGACGGCCCTGAACATGGGCATCTGCTTTCTGCCCGCGCTTTATGTGCAGTCCGAAGTGTCCCCCGAAACCGGCGACGTGGCGATCCTCAGCTTTCGTCAGGACAGGTTCCTGCGCTCGGTCGGGGTGGCGTGGCGCAGGCGCTCGGCGCATGGGCCGATGGTGGAACGCATCGTGCGGGTGATCCGAGAGGTGGCGCGCGACCGCTTTGCCGCTCTGGTGCGGCTGGAATGA
- a CDS encoding YdcH family protein: MTPRRISPQSLLSRMATLRRRHQNIDALITTEHQRPMPDMAVLKRLKQERLGLKDAIHVTRLMLARCTPDTVRTG; this comes from the coding sequence ATGACGCCGCGCCGTATTTCGCCCCAATCGCTGCTTAGCCGGATGGCCACCCTGCGCCGCCGCCATCAGAACATTGATGCCCTGATCACAACAGAGCACCAGCGTCCGATGCCCGACATGGCCGTGTTGAAGCGGCTGAAACAGGAACGCCTCGGGCTCAAGGATGCCATTCACGTCACCCGCCTGATGCTGGCGCGGTGCACCCCGGACACGGTGCGCACCGGCTGA
- a CDS encoding dihydroneopterin aldolase: protein MTHEIRLAFEHPSARARATSPDGPLDRISVRDHVVEVEIGAFQAERGTTQRICFNVVVEVRPLTDAIEDDVDRILSYDKVTEAIAAELAEERLNLLETLAERIAERILWEPQAVRTFVRIEKLDRGPGALGVEIVRSVNDLKTKPITPHAATTPHPHVVFLTNTAIRSPNLSRWLDQLEARAEPVILCVGRADEVPPQTGHRMTQRRVDLLAMEQNAWVLAGRDERCVVVATRTELDWSMKHGQISVWAPSKIVLDAVDGPGVATDDPVALAAWFAGYIEASDLLMIGETPPKSCRVPVLFQDVAQSGL from the coding sequence ATGACCCACGAAATTCGCCTCGCCTTTGAGCATCCTTCTGCCCGCGCGCGCGCCACCTCGCCCGATGGGCCGCTTGATCGAATTTCCGTGCGCGATCACGTAGTCGAGGTCGAGATCGGCGCCTTTCAGGCCGAGCGCGGCACAACGCAGCGCATCTGCTTTAATGTCGTGGTCGAGGTGCGCCCGCTGACCGATGCCATCGAGGATGATGTGGACCGCATCCTGAGTTATGACAAGGTGACAGAGGCGATTGCCGCTGAACTGGCAGAAGAGCGGTTGAACCTGCTGGAAACCCTCGCCGAACGCATCGCCGAGCGCATCCTGTGGGAGCCGCAGGCGGTGCGCACCTTTGTGCGGATCGAAAAGCTGGATCGCGGGCCGGGCGCGCTTGGGGTCGAGATTGTACGCTCTGTGAACGACCTCAAGACCAAGCCGATCACGCCCCATGCCGCGACGACGCCGCATCCGCATGTGGTGTTCCTGACCAATACCGCGATCCGCTCGCCCAACCTCTCGCGCTGGCTCGATCAGCTTGAGGCGCGGGCAGAGCCGGTGATCCTCTGTGTGGGCCGGGCCGACGAAGTGCCGCCCCAGACCGGCCACCGCATGACACAGCGCCGCGTCGATCTATTGGCGATGGAACAGAACGCTTGGGTTCTGGCCGGGCGGGATGAGCGCTGCGTCGTGGTGGCCACGCGCACCGAATTGGATTGGTCGATGAAACACGGCCAGATCAGCGTCTGGGCCCCGTCCAAGATCGTGCTTGATGCTGTCGACGGCCCGGGTGTGGCGACCGATGATCCGGTGGCGCTCGCCGCATGGTTCGCAGGCTATATCGAGGCGTCGGACCTGTTGATGATTGGCGAAACGCCCCCCAAATCCTGCCGCGTGCCGGTGCTCTTTCAGGATGTGGCGCAATCGGGGCTGTGA
- a CDS encoding ABC transporter ATP-binding protein codes for MSEAMLRLSGVEKIYNRGQTSEVRVLNGVDLTLARGEMVALVAPSGAGKSTLLHIAGLLDTPDAGRVEIGGEDMTGLTDRRRTMVRRQEVGFVYQFHHLLPEFSALENIVLPQLANGVARRDAVARAQALLEQVGVGARAGHRPSAMSGGEQQRVAFCRALANGPRVLLADEPTGNLDPGTSDQVFAALTGLVRGTGLSALIATHNLDLAARMDRILRLDQGQVVPG; via the coding sequence ATGAGTGAGGCCATGCTGCGCCTGTCGGGCGTCGAGAAGATCTATAATCGCGGGCAGACCTCTGAGGTGCGGGTGTTGAACGGCGTTGACCTGACCCTTGCACGCGGCGAGATGGTGGCGCTGGTCGCCCCGTCAGGCGCGGGCAAATCCACGCTGCTGCATATCGCGGGGCTGCTTGATACGCCCGACGCGGGGCGGGTCGAGATCGGGGGCGAGGACATGACCGGCCTCACGGACCGGCGGCGCACCATGGTGCGGCGGCAAGAGGTGGGCTTTGTCTATCAGTTTCACCATCTTCTGCCCGAGTTCAGCGCACTGGAAAATATCGTGCTGCCGCAACTGGCCAATGGCGTGGCGCGGCGGGATGCCGTGGCGCGGGCGCAGGCGCTATTGGAACAGGTGGGCGTGGGGGCGCGCGCCGGGCACCGGCCTTCGGCCATGTCGGGGGGTGAACAACAGCGCGTGGCCTTTTGCCGGGCGCTGGCCAATGGGCCCCGCGTGCTTTTGGCGGACGAACCGACCGGCAATCTTGATCCCGGCACCTCGGATCAGGTCTTTGCCGCGCTCACGGGGTTGGTGCGGGGCACCGGTCTTTCGGCGCTGATTGCCACGCATAACCTTGATCTGGCGGCGCGTATGGACCGTATCTTGCGGCTGGATCAGGGGCAGGTTGTGCCGGGCTGA
- a CDS encoding lipoprotein-releasing ABC transporter permease subunit, translating to MARTPAPFAAFEWLIAWRYLRAKRAEGGVSVMTWISLIGITLAVFALIATLAVRSGFRAEFVDTILGANAHVTVYNSGAVDATGRVDRSLEDYAAMADRVRAVPGVTRVAPLVKGQVMANARDRNAGVQVYGITAQDLATIPRVADPETAVGDIARFDQGIAIGSGVAQELGVTVGDRIKLISPNGVKTPLGTSPRVNAYEVVYIFTAGRYDIDRVRAYLPFAEAQSFFNRDGRADELEVMVAEPERVDDLTVPLLEAAGERALLWTWQDASGSFLRALEVEDNVMFVILSILVLIAAMNITSGLIMLVKNKGRDIGILRTMGLTEGSILRVFFICGAFTGMIGTAMGVILGCLFALYIDPIFSFVNMAMGGQVWDPSIRGIYRLPAQLRSEDVLSAVMLSLGLSFVVTIFPARRAARMNPVEALRYE from the coding sequence ATGGCCAGAACACCCGCCCCTTTTGCCGCCTTTGAATGGCTGATCGCTTGGCGCTATCTGCGCGCCAAACGGGCCGAGGGCGGCGTCAGCGTGATGACTTGGATCAGCCTGATCGGCATCACCCTTGCGGTTTTTGCCCTTATCGCCACGCTGGCCGTGCGTTCGGGCTTTCGTGCGGAATTCGTCGATACGATCCTTGGGGCCAATGCGCATGTCACCGTCTATAATTCCGGCGCGGTAGATGCGACGGGCCGGGTGGACCGCAGCCTAGAGGATTATGCCGCCATGGCGGACCGCGTGCGCGCGGTGCCCGGCGTCACGCGCGTGGCCCCGCTTGTCAAAGGGCAGGTCATGGCCAATGCCCGCGACCGCAACGCAGGCGTGCAGGTGTATGGCATCACGGCGCAGGATCTGGCGACCATCCCCCGCGTCGCCGACCCCGAGACCGCCGTCGGCGACATCGCGCGCTTTGACCAAGGGATCGCCATCGGTTCCGGCGTGGCACAGGAACTGGGCGTCACAGTGGGCGACCGGATCAAGCTGATTTCCCCAAACGGGGTCAAAACGCCCTTGGGAACCAGCCCGCGCGTCAATGCCTATGAGGTGGTCTATATCTTTACCGCCGGGCGCTATGACATCGACCGGGTTCGCGCCTATCTGCCCTTTGCCGAGGCGCAGAGCTTTTTCAACCGCGACGGGCGCGCCGATGAGTTGGAGGTAATGGTGGCCGAGCCTGAGCGCGTCGACGACCTGACCGTGCCGCTCTTGGAGGCGGCGGGTGAGCGCGCCTTGCTCTGGACGTGGCAGGATGCGAGCGGGTCATTCCTGCGTGCGCTCGAGGTCGAGGATAACGTGATGTTCGTGATCCTCTCGATCCTTGTGCTGATTGCGGCGATGAACATCACAAGCGGCCTGATCATGCTGGTCAAGAACAAAGGCCGGGATATCGGCATCCTGCGCACCATGGGCCTGACCGAGGGGTCGATCCTGCGGGTGTTCTTTATCTGCGGGGCCTTTACCGGGATGATCGGCACGGCGATGGGGGTGATCCTGGGCTGTCTTTTCGCGCTTTATATCGACCCGATTTTCAGCTTTGTGAATATGGCGATGGGCGGTCAGGTCTGGGATCCGTCGATCCGCGGCATCTACCGGCTGCCCGCGCAACTGAGGTCTGAGGATGTGCTGTCGGCGGTGATGCTGTCGCTGGGCCTCAGCTTTGTCGTGACGATCTTTCCGGCGCGGCGGGCGGCACGGATGAACCCGGTGGAGGCGCTGCGCTATGAGTGA
- the proS gene encoding proline--tRNA ligase, translated as MRLSRYFLPVLKETPAEAQIASHRLMLRAGMIKQASAGIYSWLPLGFKILRKLENIVHEEQVRAGHIPVLMPTLQSADLWRESGRYDDYGAEMLRIKDRHDRDMLYGPTNEELITDIFRAHVGSYKDLPLTLYHIQWKFRDEVRPRFGVMRGREFLMKDGYNFDLTKEDALHAYNRHMVSYLRTYERMGLQAIPMRADSGPIGGDDTHEFLVLADTGESEVFYDSAITDLRLGGRVVDYASRAECEAIVTEWTTPYARTDETHDAALYEAIPEARRRASRGIEVGQIFYFGTKYSEPMGANVQGPDGKSVPVHMGSHGIGVSRLIGAIIEANHDDKGIIWPEGVTPFHAGIVNLKQGDAEADAACEALYASLVALGMEPLYDDRDERAGGKFATMDLIGLPWRITVGPRGLKNGVVELTSRRTGISEELPPEQAVEKLAQIYAGHVLRPSL; from the coding sequence ATGCGTCTGAGCCGTTATTTTCTGCCCGTTCTCAAGGAAACCCCCGCTGAGGCGCAGATTGCCTCGCATCGGCTGATGCTGCGGGCGGGGATGATCAAGCAGGCGAGCGCCGGGATTTATTCCTGGCTGCCCTTGGGGTTCAAGATCCTGCGCAAGCTGGAAAACATCGTGCATGAAGAACAGGTGCGCGCCGGCCATATTCCGGTTTTGATGCCGACGCTGCAATCGGCGGATCTGTGGCGGGAATCCGGGCGCTATGACGATTACGGCGCGGAAATGCTGCGGATCAAGGACCGGCATGATCGCGACATGCTCTATGGTCCGACCAACGAAGAGCTGATCACCGATATTTTCCGGGCGCATGTCGGCAGTTACAAAGACCTGCCGCTGACGCTCTATCACATCCAGTGGAAATTCCGCGACGAGGTGCGGCCTCGGTTCGGCGTCATGCGGGGTCGCGAATTCCTGATGAAGGACGGGTATAACTTTGACCTGACCAAGGAAGACGCGCTGCACGCCTATAACCGCCATATGGTCAGCTATCTGCGCACCTATGAGCGGATGGGATTGCAGGCCATTCCGATGCGGGCGGATAGCGGCCCGATTGGTGGCGATGACACGCATGAATTTCTGGTTCTGGCCGATACCGGCGAATCAGAGGTGTTCTATGACAGCGCCATCACCGATCTGCGCCTTGGCGGTCGTGTGGTGGATTACGCCAGCCGCGCCGAATGCGAGGCCATCGTCACCGAATGGACCACGCCCTATGCGCGCACCGACGAGACGCATGATGCCGCGCTTTACGAGGCGATCCCCGAGGCGCGCCGCCGCGCCAGCCGGGGCATCGAAGTGGGCCAGATTTTCTATTTCGGCACCAAATATTCCGAACCGATGGGGGCTAATGTGCAGGGGCCGGATGGCAAATCCGTGCCGGTGCATATGGGCAGCCATGGCATTGGCGTGAGCCGCCTGATCGGGGCGATCATCGAGGCCAACCATGATGACAAGGGCATCATTTGGCCCGAAGGGGTGACGCCGTTCCATGCGGGCATCGTGAACCTCAAGCAAGGCGATGCCGAGGCGGATGCCGCCTGCGAAGCGCTTTATGCGTCGCTGGTGGCCTTGGGGATGGAGCCGCTTTACGATGACCGCGACGAGCGGGCGGGCGGCAAGTTTGCCACGATGGACCTGATCGGCCTGCCGTGGCGCATCACCGTGGGGCCGCGTGGCCTCAAGAATGGCGTGGTCGAACTGACCAGCCGCCGCACGGGCATCAGCGAGGAATTGCCGCCCGAGCAGGCGGTGGAAAAGTTGGCGCAGATCTATGCGGGGCATGTGCTGCGGCCGAGTTTGTGA
- the argE gene encoding acetylornithine deacetylase, whose product MAARLTPVEIMERLVGFPTVSRDSNLPLVEWVEEYLASHGIESHRHYDETGDKAAIFAHVGPWVAGGVVLSGHTDVVPVDGQPWASDPFAVVERDGKYYGRGCCDMKGFDALAIWALVEAHHSGVARPLQLALSYDEEVGCLGAPPMIERMLEVLPRAELAIIGEPSMMQAVTGHKGGIGYNVHVLGYEVHSSLMHTGVNAIMAAAPLIDWANARNAENRAQPATELAALFDPPWTTLHVGQISGGTAHNITAKDCYFGMDMRMVPGEDAEDWGARFEAEVRAAEAAMQAVRPEARIDLRPRFRVPGLQPEEAGAAEGLVRQITGDNGRHVVSYGTEAGQFQEAGYSAVICGPGDIAQAHQPDEYITVAQFEAGHAFMRALLGRLAG is encoded by the coding sequence ATGGCAGCGCGATTGACGCCGGTCGAGATCATGGAGCGGTTGGTGGGTTTTCCGACTGTAAGCCGCGACAGCAATCTGCCTTTGGTGGAGTGGGTCGAGGAGTATCTGGCGAGCCACGGGATAGAATCGCATCGCCACTATGACGAGACCGGCGATAAGGCCGCGATTTTCGCGCATGTCGGGCCTTGGGTGGCGGGGGGTGTCGTGCTCTCGGGTCATACCGATGTGGTGCCGGTGGATGGCCAGCCCTGGGCCAGCGATCCTTTTGCCGTGGTCGAACGCGACGGTAAATATTACGGGCGCGGGTGCTGCGACATGAAAGGGTTTGACGCGCTGGCGATCTGGGCCTTGGTCGAGGCGCATCATTCCGGCGTGGCGCGGCCCCTGCAACTGGCGCTGAGTTATGACGAAGAGGTGGGCTGTCTGGGCGCGCCACCGATGATTGAGCGCATGCTCGAAGTGCTGCCGCGCGCGGAGCTGGCCATTATCGGCGAGCCGTCGATGATGCAGGCGGTCACGGGCCACAAGGGCGGGATTGGCTATAACGTGCATGTGTTGGGCTATGAGGTTCACAGTTCGCTGATGCACACCGGCGTCAATGCGATCATGGCCGCAGCGCCCTTGATCGACTGGGCCAATGCCCGCAATGCCGAAAACCGGGCGCAACCGGCAACAGAGCTGGCCGCACTGTTCGACCCGCCCTGGACCACGCTGCATGTGGGGCAGATTTCGGGGGGCACGGCGCATAACATCACCGCCAAGGACTGCTACTTTGGCATGGATATGCGGATGGTGCCGGGCGAGGATGCCGAAGACTGGGGTGCCCGCTTTGAGGCAGAGGTGCGCGCGGCAGAGGCGGCAATGCAGGCGGTGCGCCCTGAGGCGCGGATTGACCTGCGCCCCCGTTTCCGCGTGCCGGGCCTGCAACCCGAAGAGGCGGGCGCGGCAGAGGGTCTTGTGCGCCAGATCACCGGCGACAATGGCCGCCATGTGGTCAGCTACGGCACCGAGGCTGGGCAGTTTCAAGAAGCGGGCTATTCCGCCGTGATCTGTGGCCCCGGCGACATCGCGCAGGCGCACCAGCCCGATGAATACATCACCGTGGCACAGTTCGAGGCCGGGCACGCGTTCATGCGCGCGCTACTGGGGCGGTTGGCGGGGTGA
- a CDS encoding ABC transporter ATP-binding protein, with the protein MLDTPIVQIENLRVAFETRDGPVVGVEDVSFAVNPGETVCIVGESGSGKSVSSLSLMRLIEYGGGTIAGGRILFDRKEGGTVDLAKTDQSLMRTIRGNEIGMIFQEPMTALNPVFTVGRQLSEGLRVHRGLDKAAARAQALELLREVRIPEPERRLQQYPHELSGGMRQRVVIAMALACKPRLLIADEPTTALDVTIQAEILALIDRLKRETGTAVIFITHDMAVVAQMADRVVVMFRGTKVEEGPVAQIFEAPCHDYTKALLAAVPKLGEMRGKVWPEPMRLLGSDAQEIKPIKGHDKELLRVKGLTTRFPVKGGFFRRTLANVHAVEDLSFTLQKGRTLSLVGESGCGKSTAGRSILRLVEPMAGEVVLDGVDIMALAPRDLRRARVDMQMVFQDPFASLNPQMKLAAQVAEPMKNYGLVSASEIEDRVAMLFDRVELPRSFLRRFPHELSGGQRQRVAIARALALNPKLIVADEAVSALDVSVQAQVLNLMMELQADLGLSYVFISHDMAVVERVSHDVGVMYLGRIVERGPRAAVFENPQHPYTQALMKAVPIADPKLRKSEKDLNFKPIPSPIHRVGYDPGPSVYKEVDPGHFVLTSESGY; encoded by the coding sequence ATGCTGGATACGCCCATTGTCCAGATCGAGAATCTCCGGGTTGCGTTCGAAACGCGGGATGGCCCGGTGGTGGGGGTCGAGGATGTGTCCTTTGCGGTGAACCCCGGCGAGACGGTCTGTATCGTGGGCGAGAGCGGGTCGGGCAAATCGGTGTCATCGTTGTCGTTGATGCGGCTGATCGAGTATGGCGGCGGCACGATTGCGGGTGGGCGTATCCTGTTTGACCGCAAAGAGGGCGGCACGGTCGATCTGGCCAAGACGGATCAGAGCCTGATGCGCACGATCCGGGGAAATGAGATCGGGATGATCTTTCAAGAGCCGATGACGGCGCTTAACCCGGTTTTTACCGTGGGGCGGCAATTGTCCGAGGGGCTGCGCGTGCATCGCGGCCTAGACAAGGCGGCGGCACGGGCGCAGGCACTAGAGCTATTGCGCGAGGTGCGTATCCCAGAGCCGGAGCGGCGGTTGCAGCAATATCCGCACGAGTTGTCTGGCGGGATGCGGCAGCGGGTGGTGATCGCCATGGCGTTGGCGTGCAAGCCGCGCCTGCTGATTGCGGACGAGCCGACGACCGCGCTTGACGTGACCATTCAGGCCGAAATTCTGGCGTTGATTGATCGGCTCAAGCGCGAAACCGGCACGGCGGTGATTTTCATCACCCATGATATGGCCGTGGTGGCGCAGATGGCCGACCGGGTGGTGGTGATGTTTCGCGGCACCAAGGTCGAAGAAGGGCCGGTTGCACAGATATTCGAAGCGCCATGCCATGACTATACCAAGGCGCTGCTCGCCGCTGTGCCCAAGCTGGGCGAGATGCGGGGCAAGGTCTGGCCAGAGCCGATGCGCCTTTTGGGATCGGACGCGCAAGAGATCAAACCGATCAAGGGGCACGACAAAGAGCTGTTGCGCGTCAAGGGCTTGACCACGCGCTTTCCGGTCAAGGGCGGGTTCTTTCGCCGGACGCTGGCCAATGTGCATGCGGTCGAGGATCTGTCCTTTACCCTGCAAAAGGGGCGCACGCTGTCGCTTGTGGGGGAATCGGGCTGTGGCAAATCCACTGCGGGCCGCTCGATCCTGCGGCTGGTCGAGCCGATGGCCGGCGAGGTGGTGCTGGACGGTGTCGATATCATGGCGCTTGCCCCGCGCGATCTGCGCCGCGCCCGCGTGGACATGCAGATGGTGTTTCAAGACCCGTTTGCCAGCCTCAATCCGCAGATGAAGCTGGCGGCGCAGGTGGCAGAGCCGATGAAGAATTACGGGCTGGTGTCCGCCTCAGAGATCGAAGACCGGGTGGCGATGCTGTTTGACCGGGTGGAATTGCCGCGCTCTTTCCTGCGGCGCTTTCCGCATGAGTTGAGCGGCGGGCAGCGGCAACGGGTGGCGATTGCCCGTGCGCTGGCCCTCAACCCCAAGCTTATCGTCGCGGATGAGGCGGTGAGCGCGCTCGATGTCAGCGTGCAGGCGCAGGTGCTCAACCTCATGATGGAATTACAGGCCGATTTGGGCCTGAGTTACGTCTTTATCAGCCATGACATGGCCGTGGTCGAACGCGTGAGCCATGATGTGGGCGTCATGTATCTGGGCCGGATTGTCGAACGGGGACCGCGCGCGGCGGTGTTTGAAAACCCGCAACATCCCTATACGCAGGCCCTGATGAAGGCGGTGCCGATTGCCGATCCAAAGCTGCGGAAATCCGAGAAGGACCTGAATTTCAAGCCGATCCCCTCGCCCATCCACCGGGTCGGATACGATCCGGGACCGTCGGTGTATAAAGAGGTGGATCCGGGGCATTTCGTGCTGACCTCAGAAAGCGGGTATTGA
- a CDS encoding peptide ABC transporter substrate-binding protein has translation MTLKSLLLGATAATSLASVAMAERGADGHVNLIYWQAPSIMNPYLSGGTKEVEAASLVIEPLGRYNTKGEMIPYLAEEIPTVANGGVSEDLTSITWKIKPGITWSDGTPFTANDVKFTAEYCMHPEGGCAQLGKYEGVSSVEVIDDLTVKVNFSQPTPVPYGPFMGGQAPIIQAAQFADCLGAKAQECADANFAPIGTGPFKVDEFRPNDVISLSANPNYRDPAKPRFATMTFKGGGDATAAGRAVLETGEFDYAWNLQLAPDVIANMEAAGKGVAMSAFGTLVERIEMNMTDPSPDLPEGERATAKHPHPILTDLRVRKALSMAIDRALLTEIGYGKAGRPTCNLVPAPEIFASDNTDCLTQDIEGAKALLEEAGWTVGAGGIREKDGKKLSLLFQTSTNAVRQDFQALIKQWWSEIGVETELRNISASVFFGSDPGSPDTFPKFYADVEMYANNFDGTDPQSYLAGYTCEKAPRPETQWQGENINRFCDPAYDALVKELGRTAELDKRGEIAKKLNDMLTKDSYTIVPLVDRGRVSARSNSLGGVELNTWDTELWNAADWFRIK, from the coding sequence ATGACCCTGAAATCCCTATTGCTTGGCGCCACCGCCGCCACCAGCCTCGCCTCTGTCGCGATGGCAGAGCGTGGCGCGGATGGCCATGTGAACCTGATCTACTGGCAAGCGCCGTCCATCATGAATCCCTATCTTTCGGGCGGCACCAAAGAGGTTGAGGCCGCCAGCCTCGTGATCGAACCCTTGGGCCGTTACAACACCAAGGGCGAGATGATCCCCTATCTGGCCGAAGAAATCCCCACCGTCGCCAATGGCGGCGTGTCCGAGGATCTCACCTCGATCACATGGAAGATCAAGCCGGGCATCACCTGGTCGGATGGCACGCCCTTTACCGCCAATGACGTGAAATTCACCGCCGAATACTGCATGCACCCCGAAGGCGGCTGCGCCCAGCTTGGCAAATACGAAGGTGTTTCCTCGGTCGAAGTGATCGACGATCTGACCGTCAAGGTAAACTTTTCCCAGCCCACCCCGGTGCCCTATGGCCCCTTCATGGGCGGTCAGGCCCCGATCATTCAGGCCGCGCAATTCGCCGACTGTCTGGGGGCCAAGGCGCAGGAATGCGCCGATGCCAATTTCGCCCCCATCGGCACCGGCCCCTTCAAGGTGGATGAATTCCGCCCTAATGACGTGATCTCGCTTTCGGCCAACCCCAATTACCGCGACCCGGCCAAGCCGCGCTTTGCCACGATGACCTTTAAGGGCGGCGGCGATGCCACGGCGGCAGGGCGCGCGGTGCTGGAAACCGGCGAATTCGACTATGCGTGGAACCTGCAACTTGCCCCCGACGTGATCGCCAATATGGAGGCGGCGGGCAAAGGCGTGGCCATGTCGGCCTTTGGCACGCTGGTGGAACGGATCGAGATGAACATGACCGATCCGTCGCCCGACCTGCCCGAAGGCGAGCGCGCCACCGCCAAGCACCCGCACCCGATCCTGACCGACCTGCGCGTGCGCAAGGCGCTCTCGATGGCGATCGACCGCGCCTTGCTGACCGAAATCGGCTATGGCAAGGCGGGGCGACCCACCTGCAACCTCGTGCCGGCACCGGAAATCTTTGCCTCGGACAATACCGATTGCCTGACGCAGGATATCGAAGGCGCCAAGGCGCTCTTGGAAGAGGCAGGCTGGACCGTGGGCGCAGGCGGCATCCGCGAAAAGGATGGCAAGAAGCTGTCGCTGCTATTCCAGACCTCGACCAATGCCGTTCGTCAGGATTTTCAGGCGCTGATCAAACAGTGGTGGTCCGAAATCGGCGTTGAAACCGAACTGCGCAACATCTCTGCCTCGGTGTTCTTTGGCAGCGATCCGGGCAGCCCCGATACCTTCCCCAAATTCTATGCCGATGTGGAAATGTATGCCAACAACTTCGACGGCACCGATCCGCAAAGCTATCTGGCAGGCTACACCTGTGAAAAGGCCCCGCGCCCCGAAACCCAGTGGCAGGGCGAGAATATCAACCGCTTCTGCGATCCCGCCTATGATGCGCTGGTCAAAGAACTGGGCCGCACCGCCGAACTGGACAAGCGCGGCGAGATTGCCAAGAAACTCAACGACATGCTGACCAAGGACAGCTACACCATCGTGCCGCTGGTGGACCGTGGCCGCGTCTCGGCCCGCTCCAACTCGTTGGGCGGGGTAGAGCTGAACACCTGGGACACCGAGTTGTGGAACGCCGCCGACTGGTTCCGGATCAAGTGA